The proteins below come from a single Coprobacter tertius genomic window:
- a CDS encoding RNA polymerase sigma-70 factor: MQYNINQYLEADDDELFALIEKGDEKAFTRVYEKYHKLLYVVAYRYLMNREMAEDIVQQVFVRLWEYRAELRVGVNLKNYLFTMTKNHVLNQIRDNNTALTKNYEITQRETNYDDNLIEKLENKELMCLFYKAINLLPSQKRDICLMKVSDELSNKDIADKLGLSVNTIKTHYSEALKLLRLNLSKMLIIVIILTLITFLSVHFTIQIRA; this comes from the coding sequence ATGCAATATAATATTAATCAATATCTCGAAGCCGATGACGACGAACTCTTTGCCTTAATAGAAAAAGGAGATGAGAAGGCATTTACCCGTGTTTATGAAAAATATCATAAACTACTATATGTTGTAGCATACCGGTATTTGATGAATCGGGAAATGGCTGAAGATATCGTTCAACAAGTATTCGTACGTCTTTGGGAATATCGAGCAGAACTTCGTGTAGGGGTTAATCTGAAGAATTATCTTTTTACAATGACCAAAAATCATGTACTGAATCAAATAAGAGACAATAATACGGCATTGACCAAAAACTATGAGATAACACAAAGAGAAACCAATTATGATGATAACTTGATAGAGAAGCTGGAAAATAAAGAGTTGATGTGTCTTTTTTATAAAGCGATCAATTTACTTCCGTCTCAAAAGCGCGATATCTGTTTAATGAAAGTGAGCGACGAATTGTCGAACAAAGATATAGCCGATAAATTGGGGCTTTCTGTGAATACTATTAAAACACATTATTCGGAAGCATTGAAACTGTTGCGATTAAATTTAAGCAAAATGTTAATAATAGTTATAATTCTCACTCTAATAACCTTTTTAAGTGTCCACTTTACAATACAAATAAGAGCATGA
- the abc-f gene encoding ribosomal protection-like ABC-F family protein has product MVSYLQVDNLKKSFGDLLLFENISFGIAEGDRIGLIAKNGSGKTTLLNILAGREGYDSGSVVFRRDLKVGYLEQDPKFPQGITVLDACFHSDNEMVNLISEYETASQRGDYSCMDSLIEKMDHFKAWDYEQKAKQILSRLKINNFDQKIEHLSGGQLKRVALANVLITEPDLLILDEPTNHLDLEMTEWLEEYLKRTKLSLLMVTHDRYFLDRVCDQIIEIDARNLYSYRGNYSYYLEKRQERIDATNSEIDRARNLLRTELEWIRRQPQARGTKAKYRVDAFHKLEEKAASERMQGDVRLEVKSAYIGSKIFEAKNLSKSFGDLKILQDFNYVFARYEKMGIVGNNGTGKSTFIKMLMGIEKADRGEIEIGETVRFGYYSQDGLQFDEQMKVIDAVRNIAEEISLGDGRKLSASQFLQYFLFTPETQYNYIYKLSGGEKRRLYLCTVLISNPNFLVLDEPTNDLDIVTLNVLEEYLKNFKGCVIVVSHDRYFMDKVVDHLMVFQGNAVLKDFPGNYTDYRGWKSRQDNQEKAEHAELEKKELSVKSSRRRNEGDKKAKMSFKEKREFEELEATIPKLEDEKKQLEDEMSSGMLSSDELIEKSKRIANIIDEIDKKTMRWLELSELL; this is encoded by the coding sequence ATGGTAAGTTATTTGCAGGTAGATAATCTGAAAAAATCGTTTGGTGATTTGTTGCTTTTCGAAAATATTTCATTTGGTATTGCCGAAGGGGATCGAATCGGACTTATAGCAAAGAATGGTTCCGGAAAAACTACTTTGCTCAATATCCTGGCCGGAAGGGAAGGATATGATTCTGGAAGTGTAGTTTTTCGTAGAGACCTGAAAGTCGGTTATCTTGAACAGGATCCGAAGTTTCCGCAAGGAATTACGGTACTTGATGCTTGTTTTCATTCTGATAATGAAATGGTAAATCTTATATCTGAATATGAAACTGCTTCTCAGAGGGGTGATTATAGTTGCATGGATTCTTTGATTGAGAAAATGGATCATTTTAAAGCGTGGGATTATGAACAAAAAGCTAAACAGATTTTATCCCGGTTAAAAATAAACAATTTCGATCAGAAAATAGAGCATTTATCGGGGGGACAATTAAAACGCGTGGCTTTAGCTAATGTATTGATTACCGAGCCGGATTTGCTGATACTTGACGAGCCGACCAATCATCTCGATCTTGAAATGACAGAATGGCTTGAAGAATATCTGAAACGTACTAAATTAAGTTTGCTGATGGTGACTCACGATCGGTATTTTCTCGATAGAGTATGCGATCAGATTATCGAGATTGATGCCCGTAACTTATATTCGTATCGGGGGAATTATAGTTATTATCTCGAGAAACGCCAAGAACGTATCGATGCAACGAATTCGGAAATCGATCGTGCTCGTAATTTATTACGAACCGAACTCGAATGGATAAGACGGCAGCCACAGGCGCGGGGAACAAAGGCTAAATATCGTGTCGACGCATTTCATAAACTTGAAGAAAAGGCTGCTTCAGAGAGAATGCAGGGTGATGTACGTCTCGAAGTGAAATCTGCTTATATAGGTTCTAAAATATTCGAAGCTAAAAATCTATCTAAAAGTTTCGGCGATCTAAAAATTCTGCAAGATTTTAATTATGTGTTCGCCAGATATGAGAAGATGGGTATTGTTGGAAATAACGGGACCGGAAAGTCTACCTTTATAAAAATGCTGATGGGAATAGAAAAAGCGGATAGGGGAGAAATAGAGATCGGAGAGACGGTTAGGTTCGGATATTATAGTCAAGATGGACTACAATTTGATGAACAAATGAAAGTGATTGATGCGGTTCGTAATATTGCCGAAGAAATATCGCTCGGAGACGGTCGTAAACTGTCTGCATCTCAGTTTTTACAGTATTTTTTGTTTACACCCGAAACACAATATAATTATATATATAAATTAAGTGGAGGAGAGAAACGTCGTTTATATCTGTGTACGGTTCTCATTAGTAATCCCAATTTTTTGGTACTCGACGAACCCACTAATGATTTGGATATCGTTACTTTAAATGTTCTTGAAGAATATCTGAAAAATTTTAAAGGGTGTGTAATCGTTGTATCTCACGACCGTTATTTTATGGATAAGGTCGTAGATCATCTTATGGTATTTCAGGGAAATGCCGTTTTAAAGGATTTTCCGGGGAATTATACCGATTACAGGGGATGGAAGTCTCGACAAGATAATCAGGAAAAAGCGGAACACGCCGAATTAGAGAAAAAAGAATTATCGGTAAAATCTTCTCGCAGGCGTAATGAAGGAGATAAAAAAGCGAAAATGTCGTTTAAGGAAAAACGTGAGTTTGAGGAACTCGAAGCGACAATACCTAAACTTGAAGATGAAAAAAAACAACTCGAAGATGAAATGAGTTCGGGAATGCTTTCTTCCGATGAATTGATCGAAAAGTCGAAACGAATTGCGAATATTATCGATGAAATTGATAAAAAAACCATGAGGTGGCTCGAATTGAGCGAATTGTTATAA